The Streptomyces griseorubiginosus DNA window CCACTGCTGCCGAAGTGGCCGGAGCGGTCGCCGGGGCCGCGCCCGGTGGACGACCGCCGGTGCCTGCGGGGCGTCTTGTTCGTCCTGTACACCGGCATCACGTGGCAGCAGCTACCGATGGAGTTGGGCTTTGGCTCGGGCCAGACCTGCTGGCGGCGCCTGGGGCGGTGGCGCGAGGCCGGCGTCTTCGAGGCCCTGCATCAGAGACTTCTGGCCGAACTGAACGCGGCCGGACAGATCGACTGGTCGCTGCGCTTGCGTGGACGCCTCCCACGTGAAGGCGAAAAAGGGGGCGATGCGACCGGCCCGTCACCGGTCGATCGAGGTAGGACCGGCAGCAAACACCACGTAATCTGCGACGGCAAAGGCACCCCTTTCACGGTCATTACCACCGCGGCCAACGTCAACGACGTCACCCAGGCCCTCGCCCTGGTCGACGGCATCCCGCCCGTCGCCGGCCGCCCAGGACGCCCCCGCAGCCGGCCCGACACGCTCCTCGGCCACAAGGCCTACGACAGCAACCCCCTTCGCCGAGAACTACGCAACCGCCGGATCCAGCCGGTGATCTCCCGCAAGGGCAGCACGAACATCCAGGGCCTGGGCACACTCCGCTACGTCGTCGAGCAGACCTTCGCCCTACTGCACCAGTTCAAGCGCCTCGCAGTCCGCTGGGAACGACGCCCCGACCTCCACGAAGCCCTGGCCTCCCTGGCCTGCGCACTCATCTGTTGGCGGCGGCTGAGGCATCGATAACCCCCAGGCAACCGTGTGCACGACAGGACATGCTAGAGATCAGCGGTGACTTTCTACGAAGACTTGAGCCCCTACTCCGAGGAGCCGGAAGACACCTTCTGGGAGGGCGAGGGCACCCGCGTGGTGACCTTCACCCCCCGTTACACGCGGATCAACGTCGGCTGGCTCGCGGCCGACCACCCCTTCGACGTCGGCTCACCCCCTCCCGGCTTCGAGGAACAACTCGACCGCATCCTGCACGGCCAGTACGTCAACGCCGCCCTGGGGACGCACCCGTGCGAACTGTGCGACATCGCAGAAGACGACACGCCTCAAGCACCCCGCGGCAGCAGCGAGATCCGCGTCCCGGCATCACCCACCGAGGTCTTCGCCGCCCCCTTCCTCATCGGACACTACGTACAGGCACACAGCTACCTCCCGCCGAGGCCCTTCGTCGATGCGGTGCTGGCTTGCCACGACACCTGGCGCAACGGACCCCCGGCCCCCTGGCTCCCTGACGACGCCCAGCGACTCGACTTCGAGGCGGACGACTGAGCAAGATCGCGTTACGAGCTCTTGGGGAGACGGTCCAGATAGTCATCGATGGCCTGGACGTTCTTCGCCAGGCAAGCGAGGCGCTCGGCCATGCGGCTGCGCTCTTGCCGGACTCGACTCACGAAGTCGGGGGCAGGGTACTGACAGTTCGCTGCCTCGGCCAAGCAGGGCAGCACAGCCCTGATGATCTCAGTCGTCAGGCCCGCATCCAGCAAGCTGCGAATTTGCTCGACCCTCGCAACTTGGGATTCCTCGTAGTCCCGATACCCGTTCTCCTCGCGCCTCGGCCGTAGGAGGCCCTGCTCCTCGTAGTAGCGCAGCAGCCGGGACGATACGCCTGTCCGCTCGGACAGCTGCTTGATCCTCATCACAACTCCTTAGCGACGATTTGCCTTCTCGCTGGTGTCAAGGTTGGAGGGTAGTCGAGCCACCGCGACCGCGGAGCCCGACGTGAGCCCGGGGCCACGTCGCCCAGCTCTGACCTGTAGGAGATCTGCATGGCCGTTGCAGAATTGTTCGAACCGCTCACTCTCGGTCACGGTCCGGCGATGAGGAACCGATTCATGCTGGCACCGCTCACGAACCAACAGAGTGAGTATGACGGATCCGTGTCGAAATTCGATCAAGACTGGATGGAGCAGCTCGCACAAAGCGGCTACGCCCTGATACAAACCGGTGCCGCTACAGTCGAGGCCAGCGGCATTGCATATGAGCGGCAGTTGGGCATCCACTCTGATGAACATTTGCACGGGCTGACGCAGATAGCCACCGTGATCCGCGCCGGAGGCGGCCTCTCCGCGGTGCAACTGCATCACGCAGGGCATCGCGCCAGTCCAGAATTGGGGGGAGTGCCGGCACCGGCTTCCAGCCGCACACTTCCGGGCGTCAAAGCGCTGACAACGGACGAGGTAGAGCGAATCCGCGACAGCTTCATTGCAGCAGCGAGAAGGGCAGAGCTGGCAGGCTTCGACGGCGTCGCGCTCCACGGTGCTTTCGGCTGGATCCTCTCAGAGTTCATGTCCCCCCTCCTCAACGACCGCACCGACAAGTACGGTGGCAATACCGAGAACCGGGCTCGCCTCACGATCGAGGTGATCGAAGGGATTCGCAGGGAATGCGGCCCGGACTTTCAGATCGGTTGGCGCTTGTCAGTCGAGCGATACGGGCTGTTCCTGGAGGAGCTGCGCGAAATAACCGCTGAGATTCTCGACCGAGAACTGATCGACTACCTTGACCTGGCCCTGTGGGACTCAGCCCAGATCGTGCGAGAGGGAGCCTTCAGCGGGCAGACGATGCTCAGTGTCTTCACGAGCCTTCCCCGGAAGGGTGTACGGGTGGGAGCAGCGGGCAAGATCATGAGCGCCCAGCGTGCAGGGCAGCTACTTGATGAAGGTTGCGACTTTGTGCTGATCGGTCGTGCCGGAATTCTCCAGCGAGACTTTCCCCTGCAAGTAAAGAAGAACCCGGTGTATGACAGCCCAGAGCTGCCGGTCAGGGCGCAGTACCTGCGTGACGGAGGAATGAGCGAGCGCTTTATCAACCACATGCGGGGATGGCCGAGCTTCGTTCAGCGCTTCAGCGTGTGAGGGGAACCCCATATCGGGGACTACACTTCCGGGCCCGGCGTTCGCTCATCGGCCGGCCGTGCGAGCCTCCGTCCTTGATCTCGCCTGGAGAAGTGCAAGACGCGTTCACCATCGTCGACGAAGCCCAAGCGTGGCCGGGCCGGAACCAGAACACGCTGGGGGCGCCGACTCCGATATGGGCGGCAGAGACCAGTTAAATTGTCGACTAAACCCCCGTTCAGGGCATTACCCCCCCATGTTGGACGGTGTCCTGAGGTCATTCCATCCCAGAAGATGTGAGGAGGTACAGCAAATATGCATCGCCTTCAGCCGCTCGCTAACGGTCTTCACACAGATCATCCCGTCCCCGGGATACCTTTCGTCGACGACAGCCACATTCCGATCGACGATCCCGCCGCCATAGAGGCCGTCATTTGCCGAGAAGGCGGCGCCTCAATGGGCCGCTGGGAGCGAATGAACGAGGCTCAAGGAGCGTGGCTCGCCTACACGGCCGACCCGCTCCGCCCGGAGCTTGCCTGGGCCGTCCGCCACCATCCCGAGCACGGCCGCACGGTTCTGCTGCTCCTCACCAAGGACGCGCCCCTCTGGCACAGCAGCTGGAGGGGGCCCAAACTCCTGTTCCGCCAGGGCGGATACTGGTGGGACGGCACCACCTGGTACCGACCGGACCAGGCATGGGACGCCACCTGTAAGCACTTTTCTCTTCGGCCGGTCCCGGACGCGACCACCATCACCGCCGCCGACATCCTCGACGAAAACGCCCGCACCGATGGCGGCCGCCTGTTGGACGTCTACAGATTCGATCCGGAAGCAAAGCCACCAGATTCGTGGAATGAGCACTTGGCCATGTGGGCCTCACAGCGAGCCGCCGACGACCGTCCTCTCTCGCAGTGCGTGGTACGACTTTCCGCGCCTGAGCTTCCCGCCGACCAGCTCATTGGGGTACCAAAGATGCCGAAGATCGGACACATCGTGGCTCCGACGCTTCGCACGTACATCGCCCGCATCCAACGAGAGCTGCCCGCAGGTGACGGCTGATGGCTGCAGCGGGCGTGACGGAAGTTACGCCAGCGTTGAGGGTGGCCATGCCTCGTGACGGGATACCGCAGCCGGGCGTGCGCCCGGTTTCGCGATCTTTGCCGGGCGGTGAGCTCCTTGCGGGGCGGGCGTCTGGTCGGCGTGGCGAAGGTGGCGACGATGCGATGAGGGCGGGCCGCGGTGAGGTCGTGGGTACGGCCCGGAAGGGTGTGGGAGATCCAGACGATCTCGCCTCGCGGGTGGGTGATGACCTGGATGTTCACGCCGTGGCGGCGGTGCTTGCCGGAGTAGTCGGCGCGTCCGTCGCCGACCCGGTCGCACTCGGCGAGCGTGCCGTCCACCCGGGCCAGGTGCTGCGGTTCCCCGACAGTGGCCATCAGCCCTACCTGCAGGACCTAACCGGCTTCAACAGAGCGATCGGCCACTTCCTGGACTCGTTCGCGGAGGGGCCAAAAGCCTTCCTGCACCGTCGACACCTTGATGATCAAGGCGCCGCCATCACTACGAGACCGGAAGACACAGCTCAGCTGTGGTTCCGAGACATGATGTTCAGCTTCCCGGGCTCGGCCTGCCGCGTAAAGCGGTTCCCCACCGGACCACAACTGTCACTTTCCAGGACCCCTTGCATTAAACCACCAAAATGATGTTTACTGGTTTGGTATCTGGGTTGCAACGAGTGGAGGGTCGAACAATGCCCTTGACCGGACGGCGATGCGCGATCTCAACCCATCCTGATCGTTCACGCTTCGACACACGCCTCGGACGGAAGCTTTGGATGGCCTGGACCCGCATTCGCCACTCCGGCCTGGTCCTCCAGATCCAACCGCACGACCTCGCTGCCCTGTGGGCTGCGCGCAGGGCAGTTGCTCAGCACGCGTCGCATTGCGGCCTGGCTCCGATTAGCGGCGATGCGGCGCTGCTCGCAACTGAGCTGATCACCAATGCACTTCAGCACTCAAGGGGGCCTGCATTTCTGGCGGTGATACCGCTGAAATGTGGGGTGAGGGTGGAAGTTCATGACGCACTCCCGTCGATGCCTGCCTGCCAGAACAAAGATGCAGACGCCACCTCCGGACGCGGTCTGATACTGGTCGACGCCCTCGCGCAGTCATGGGGCATCGAGAAGAACAGAACCGGTAAACGAGTCTGGTGTGAAATCTACGCATAGATCATGAGCCTTTTCAGCGGGGCCACCGATCGAGTGATGGCCGACTGGGCGTATACCGGTACAGAACGGACGAGGCTCCCCGGCGGTTGAGCGAAACGTCTGACGTCCCAACTCTTCTGCCGGGGAGCCTCGTTGGTTACGTATCCTGCCTGTGAGAATGGAGATGCCGTCCCCGGGGTGCGGTCTGGCCCATATCCTGCCTGTCTCGCTTGTTGAGGGGATGGCGATGCTGATCGTCACTCGGGAGGGTGACCGCCGCTGCAAGCTCCGGCCCTCGCAGCGGGCCCTGGTCGCGCTGGTGCACATACGCAAGCACGACCCAGATCGCGGCCGGCTTCCGGATCAGTGTGGGCACCGCCCACGCCTACGTGCACGCGGTCATCGATCTCCTGGCCCACCGTGCGCCGGGCCTGACCCGCGCCCTGCGCGTGGCGGACGCGGAGTCGTGCTGCAGGGTTCCCGGCGTGCAGGTCGTCGATGCAATAGGGCAACGAGGCGGCCCTGTTCCCCTCGGACGCGCCCACCGAGCCCCCGCAGCTCCTGCCATTGATCAAGGTCTACGGCTTCGTAGAAGATTCGGTGCAGGTGCGCCGGATCCAGCGCGGGGAGCGATCTCACGAAGCCGCGCGCGATCGCGGAGTGTGCGGTCACCCCCACAATCGAGCAGCAACTCCGCCCACCGGCGCCCTCGCCCGGGCGGAGCAGGAGGTCGTAGAGGGCGAGTCTGGCGCTGCGGTCCGTGGAACGAGGGCGAGGAAGGTGTTGACGATCGTCAGCGACTGGACACGCCGGGGCCGACGCGCTGGGAATGCCAGGCCCACAGGTGCTCCCATGGACAGCCCCACGACTACTGGGCGCTCGATGCCGCAATGGTCCCAAGCGGCGCCTATGGCTGCAGGATAGGAGCTGAACGGCACGGCGGTTCCACTGGGCAGTCCATGTCCGGGCAAGTCAAGGGCGATGACGCGGCGGGCGGCGGAGAAATAGCGTCATTGATGGAGCCAGTTGCCGCATCTGCCTCCGAGGCCGTGCAGGAACAGCAGCGGCGTCGGCTGCGCAGCGGCAGGTCCGGCATCTCCCCGATCCGCGATGGCCATGTGCTTTCGTCGGTGTAGTGGAGTCGGTGTCCGTACCATTCGAAGATCATGGTGAAACCCGGGCCGTCCCTGGGGAAGCGCAGTGGCGCATCGCGCTCTCATGCGCCTTCGGATGGGTCGCCGGCCGCAGTGGCCCTGCCCCGCCTGAAGGTACTCTGGTGGCGTTCGTAATGCCGGCGGGTCTTGGCACGGTTGCCGCAGGACGTCATGGAGCACCACCGGCGGCCTCCGTTCCTGGACGTGTCATAGAAGCGCAGGGGGCACTCAGGGTTGGCACACTTGCGGATGCGGTCGGGTCCCTCCTCGAGCAGGTGCAGGTAGAGGTCGGCCGTGCGCCACGCCGCGACCCAGCCGGGAGTGTCGGTCTCCACGAGCGTTTCCGGGCCGGCCGTCCCCAGAAGCCGCCGAATGCGGCCGTGACCGAGTGTGTCGTTGAGCATCTCCCGAGACCGCTCCAGGTCGGGTCCGTCACTTGCCACGATCGAGCTCAGTGCGGTCCGCGTGGCCAGGAGGGCGCCGAGGGTTTCCTGCGTGTCCGGCGCGATGTCGGCAAGGCCGGCGGACGAGAGCCAGATCGCAAGACCACCAGGGCGTTCCAGCAGGTCGTGGGCGCCGCTGTCGTCGATCCAGCGCGTGTTCAGCAGGTCCAGCGGCAGAGGTTCTCCGAGGAGAGGGCGGGGATCCGCGTCAGTGGTGGGGGCTGGATGAGTGTTCATGCGGTGCGCCCTTTCGGGTCGAGGTCCATGCCATCATAACCTGCTAAGAGCATTTCAGCGGTTGCCAGAGCTAGGTCAACCGCTTTCGCCCTGCCACCCTCAAGACGAGCCACGTCGGCCTCAGCGTCACTGACCTCCCGCGTCGTCGTCCTCGTCGCCCAAGCTCTCCAGTGGCGTGACTGACAGTCGGGGGTCCTTTAGTCGCGGACCTCGTGGTAGATCTTTGGGGGGCCGAACACCGCCCTCACCGAGCCCACCACGCACAAGGCATCAGCTCCGGACTCGTCCATGCGTGCGCTGCGGGACGACGTCCTGGAGGCCATCAGTCTCGTGACGTGCGCTCACCCGAAGACTTCTCGGGCAGATTCAGTGCCCCTGCGCACCTGATCCAGGAGGCAGCCCTGCAGCGAGGGCACATCCCTCCGCAGTGAATGTGCCATGGTCCAAAGCCGCCAACGAAGATGGTACGTTCCGCTCCGATAACGAGCTCGCGGCGCTGTACGGAAGTCTCGATTCCGGACGAGAGATCAACGCTCACGTAGTTGTCTAGGACATTGATTTCCTGCGTCAGAACGGTGACGTGTTCCCGCAGTCGGTCTCGTTCTGCTGCGATCCGGCGAACGAAATATAGGTCGCACGCGGCGGCAGCCAAGCATGGGAGAACCTCTCGGATGATCTCAGTGGTCAGCCCCGGCTCCCAGCAGACCGCGAATTTGCTCGACCCTCTCTACAGCCGCCTCTTCGTGGTATCGGTAGCCGTTCTCTTCACGACGCGGGGCGAGAAGACCCTGCTCTTCTTAGTAGCGCAAGAGGCGGGTGGACACGCCGACCCGCCCCGAAAGCTCCGTGATTCTCATCACCGCCGCCTGCCACTTGACATCACATAGATGTGAATGTTCCACCATTGGCTCAGCCTCACAGCGCGCAGCGCTCCCCGAACAGGGATGACACTGGCCAACCCCGTCAAGGTGACGACGACCCTCCTGACGGACCAGGCTCAGTAGCCAGGCGGAGGAATAACCGGCACCCGGCGGGTACCGCGACCGCGGAATAGCAAACAGCATGAAAAGGACTTTTCAATGGTTGACGCGACTGCATCATCTCTCGTATTCGATTCGGTCGACTACGGCGTCTTGATCCCACTGGATGTTTACTTCGACGACCTTGACCCATACGGGATGCTGCACAACGGTCGTTACACCGTGATGGCCGAACGTGCTTTTAACACGTACGCGTTTAGCCTGGGCTTCGGCGGATCCGAAGTGGCCGTGCCGACCTATTATGCCGTAAAGGCGGTCGCCATCGTGTTCGACCTCCCTTTGATTGGCAACGGGGAAATCGCCGTCCACCTCTGGACCGAGCGGATAGGCCGCACATCGGCAACGACCGGCTTCCGCGTGTGTAGTCGTGATGGCAGCAGCACGTACGCACACGGGACGCGGACCATCGTGAATGTAAGCGGCGAGACGATGCGCCCCACCGAGTGGTCTGAGGAGCATCGAGCGGGGTTCGATCGAATCCAGGGCCCTGAAGCCTGACATCCTGCTTTGAAGCCCCTCGGACCGATGGGCTCGCCCGACTTCACGGGCCTCCGTGTGTCTACTGATTCCCAATGTGGTTGTCAACGCTTGACCCGTGACTGGCTGTAGCTGGCTCAGCCAAGGGTGGCAACGGGGAATGGTGGGCTGCTTTCGAGGGGCCGATTGTCGCGCAGTAGTGCCCACAGGACGTTCAGGCGGCGGCGTGCGAGAGCTCGTTTTCGGTCGTAGAACGCCTTCGAGGTGGGGCAGCATCGGGCGGCGACCTGGGCGGGCATGTAGAAGACCCGCATCAGGCGGCGGCAGTAGCGGCAGGGTCGGCGCATGTTGCCGCTGATCCGTCCGGAGTCTTGGGGGACGGGTGCCAGGCCGGCGACACCGGCGAGGCGGTCGGGGCTGCCGAATACGTTCATGCCTCCGCCGGTGTGGGCGATGAACTCGGCGCCCAGGACAGGGCCGAGGCCGGGCGTGCTCAGGATGATTTCGACGTAGGGGTGGTCGCGGAATCGGCGCTCGATCAGGGCGTCGGTCTCGTCGAGCTCATCGTCGAGGGCCATCACCTCCCTCGCGAGCCTGGCGACCACGGCCGCCCCCAGTTTTTCCCCGGGG harbors:
- a CDS encoding IS5 family transposase, producing the protein MSSKPRIVDDQLWSLVEPLLPKWPERSPGPRPVDDRRCLRGVLFVLYTGITWQQLPMELGFGSGQTCWRRLGRWREAGVFEALHQRLLAELNAAGQIDWSLRLRGRLPREGEKGGDATGPSPVDRGRTGSKHHVICDGKGTPFTVITTAANVNDVTQALALVDGIPPVAGRPGRPRSRPDTLLGHKAYDSNPLRRELRNRRIQPVISRKGSTNIQGLGTLRYVVEQTFALLHQFKRLAVRWERRPDLHEALASLACALICWRRLRHR
- a CDS encoding MerR family transcriptional regulator yields the protein MRIKQLSERTGVSSRLLRYYEEQGLLRPRREENGYRDYEESQVARVEQIRSLLDAGLTTEIIRAVLPCLAEAANCQYPAPDFVSRVRQERSRMAERLACLAKNVQAIDDYLDRLPKSS
- a CDS encoding NADH:flavin oxidoreductase, which produces MAVAELFEPLTLGHGPAMRNRFMLAPLTNQQSEYDGSVSKFDQDWMEQLAQSGYALIQTGAATVEASGIAYERQLGIHSDEHLHGLTQIATVIRAGGGLSAVQLHHAGHRASPELGGVPAPASSRTLPGVKALTTDEVERIRDSFIAAARRAELAGFDGVALHGAFGWILSEFMSPLLNDRTDKYGGNTENRARLTIEVIEGIRRECGPDFQIGWRLSVERYGLFLEELREITAEILDRELIDYLDLALWDSAQIVREGAFSGQTMLSVFTSLPRKGVRVGAAGKIMSAQRAGQLLDEGCDFVLIGRAGILQRDFPLQVKKNPVYDSPELPVRAQYLRDGGMSERFINHMRGWPSFVQRFSV
- a CDS encoding ATP-binding protein, translating into MAWTRIRHSGLVLQIQPHDLAALWAARRAVAQHASHCGLAPISGDAALLATELITNALQHSRGPAFLAVIPLKCGVRVEVHDALPSMPACQNKDADATSGRGLILVDALAQSWGIEKNRTGKRVWCEIYA
- a CDS encoding alpha/beta fold hydrolase, with the translated sequence MALDLPGHGLPSGTAVPFSSYPAAIGAAWDHCGIERPVVVGLSMGAPVGLAFPARRPRRVQSLTIVNTFLALVPRTAAPDSPSTTSCSARARAPVGGVAARLWG
- a CDS encoding CGNR zinc finger domain-containing protein, whose amino-acid sequence is MNTHPAPTTDADPRPLLGEPLPLDLLNTRWIDDSGAHDLLERPGGLAIWLSSAGLADIAPDTQETLGALLATRTALSSIVASDGPDLERSREMLNDTLGHGRIRRLLGTAGPETLVETDTPGWVAAWRTADLYLHLLEEGPDRIRKCANPECPLRFYDTSRNGGRRWCSMTSCGNRAKTRRHYERHQSTFRRGRATAAGDPSEGA
- a CDS encoding acyl-CoA thioesterase produces the protein MVDATASSLVFDSVDYGVLIPLDVYFDDLDPYGMLHNGRYTVMAERAFNTYAFSLGFGGSEVAVPTYYAVKAVAIVFDLPLIGNGEIAVHLWTERIGRTSATTGFRVCSRDGSSTYAHGTRTIVNVSGETMRPTEWSEEHRAGFDRIQGPEA
- a CDS encoding transposase, yielding MALDDELDETDALIERRFRDHPYVEIILSTPGLGPVLGAEFIAHTGGGMNVFGSPDRLAGVAGLAPVPQDSGRISGNMRRPCRYCRRLMRVFYMPAQVAARCCPTSKAFYDRKRALARRRLNVLWALLRDNRPLESSPPFPVATLG